The following are from one region of the Planctomycetia bacterium genome:
- a CDS encoding sigma 54-interacting transcriptional regulator → MLVYLVIREGSKWTDVFRLIPGQTVTLGRAPTNQIILKDERCSRCHAEVFQSEDNWILRDLDSRNGTSVGEEVIRGDRILKPGDIVRIGRTQIAFVNDLGQAFKDPSGVFRMRDPKAADAQATLETVGHQDNASVLSAHEPHTITHRRERTRFLEPVENDEGASRVGKAAAKLCRLAFELAKCPDSVSLANEALSGLFESTQVDTGAVMLLRRSFEGEIAEGDLELVASRSQTERPYYRISKFLANTVIREGEAVLARNVMGDSNIASRDSKGEIHATSVICAPIRRGKKVLGLIHLYSTDAKKVPDPDDLEFTLAVAETVAVALHNLSRRQELAENLNQIRDENVQLRERLGVQSEIIGRSVLMCRINEEIARAAPTKATVLIRGESGVGKELVARAVHFSSPRKKGVFVCVNCAALSESLLESELFGHERGAFTGATERKIGKFEAAHQGTIMLDEVGEMSPQTQAKFLRVLEGHPFERVGGSEPVKVDVRVIAATNRDLENDVGDGRFRRDLFFRLRVLEVFVPALRKRPEDIPELAYFFLQKFNAETGRKLLGFTPRAMDQMMEYRWPGNVRELKNVVERAVVLSQGQSIDIDNLMLSKLSTAGDTNDQPLAMPTSFEPLSLADMERRHILATLNATNWNKSQTSNILGIERSTLDRKIRRYELVEEQPRRVI, encoded by the coding sequence ATGCTGGTGTATCTGGTCATTCGCGAAGGGTCCAAGTGGACCGACGTGTTCCGGTTGATCCCGGGGCAGACGGTGACGTTGGGGCGCGCGCCGACGAATCAGATCATCCTCAAGGACGAACGCTGCAGCCGCTGCCACGCCGAGGTCTTCCAATCCGAGGACAACTGGATCCTCCGCGACCTGGATAGCCGCAATGGCACGTCCGTCGGCGAGGAAGTCATTCGCGGCGACCGCATCCTCAAGCCAGGCGATATCGTGCGGATCGGCCGCACGCAAATCGCGTTTGTCAACGATCTGGGCCAGGCCTTCAAGGACCCGTCGGGCGTGTTCCGTATGCGGGACCCCAAGGCCGCCGACGCCCAAGCGACGCTGGAAACCGTCGGTCATCAAGACAACGCCAGCGTGCTCTCCGCACATGAGCCGCACACGATCACTCATCGCCGCGAGCGCACGCGGTTTCTGGAGCCGGTCGAAAACGACGAAGGCGCTTCCCGCGTCGGCAAGGCGGCGGCCAAGCTTTGCCGATTGGCGTTCGAGCTCGCCAAATGCCCGGACTCCGTCTCGTTAGCGAACGAGGCGCTCTCGGGCTTATTCGAAAGCACGCAGGTCGATACCGGCGCGGTGATGCTGTTGCGGCGCAGCTTTGAAGGAGAAATCGCCGAAGGAGACCTCGAATTAGTCGCCTCGCGATCGCAAACCGAGCGGCCGTACTACCGCATTTCGAAGTTCCTGGCCAACACGGTGATCCGCGAAGGCGAAGCGGTCCTGGCTCGCAACGTGATGGGCGACAGCAACATTGCGAGCCGCGACAGCAAAGGCGAAATCCACGCCACGAGCGTGATCTGCGCGCCGATTCGCCGCGGCAAGAAAGTGCTGGGGCTGATCCACCTGTATTCCACCGACGCCAAAAAGGTTCCCGATCCCGACGACCTGGAATTCACGCTGGCCGTGGCGGAAACGGTGGCCGTCGCGCTGCACAACCTGAGCCGCCGCCAGGAGCTCGCGGAGAATCTCAATCAGATTCGCGACGAGAACGTCCAGCTTCGCGAACGGCTTGGCGTGCAAAGCGAAATCATCGGGCGCAGCGTGTTGATGTGTCGCATTAACGAAGAAATCGCCCGCGCCGCACCCACCAAGGCCACGGTGCTGATCCGGGGCGAAAGCGGCGTCGGCAAAGAGCTGGTCGCCCGCGCGGTACATTTCTCCAGCCCGCGCAAGAAGGGCGTATTCGTCTGCGTGAACTGCGCGGCACTGAGCGAAAGCTTGCTGGAAAGCGAGCTGTTCGGCCACGAACGCGGCGCGTTCACGGGCGCCACGGAGCGCAAGATCGGCAAGTTCGAGGCCGCGCACCAGGGGACCATCATGCTCGACGAAGTCGGCGAGATGAGTCCCCAGACGCAGGCCAAGTTCCTCCGCGTGCTGGAAGGGCATCCCTTCGAGCGCGTCGGCGGCAGCGAGCCGGTGAAGGTGGACGTCCGCGTCATCGCGGCCACGAATCGCGACTTGGAAAACGACGTCGGCGATGGCCGTTTTCGCCGCGACTTGTTTTTCCGCCTCCGCGTACTGGAAGTCTTCGTTCCGGCGTTGCGCAAGCGCCCCGAGGACATCCCGGAATTGGCCTACTTCTTCCTGCAGAAGTTCAACGCCGAAACGGGCCGCAAGCTGCTCGGATTCACGCCCCGGGCGATGGACCAGATGATGGAATATCGCTGGCCCGGCAACGTGCGCGAGTTGAAGAACGTCGTCGAACGGGCGGTGGTGCTGTCCCAGGGTCAATCGATCGACATCGACAACCTGATGCTGTCAAAGCTGTCCACCGCCGGCGACACGAACGATCAACCGTTGGCGATGCCGACGAGCTTCGAACCGCTATCGTTGGCGGACATGGAACGGCGCCACATCCTGGCCACGCTCAACGCCACCAATTGGAACAAGAGCCAAACGTCGAACATCCTGGGCATCGAACGCTCCACGCTCGATCGGAAGATCCGCCGGTATGAATTGGTTGAGGAGCAACCGCGGCGGGTGATTTAG
- a CDS encoding C4-type zinc ribbon domain-containing protein produces the protein MSITAEALRELHRIHTQLGDLRERLVRFPKQLLAREGAVKRFEETLVKAQADSKATRVAADQKQLSLKSGEAKIGELQVKLNGCKTNREYQALKDQIAADEMANSVLADEIIEGLDKIEEMQKLVVEAQQHVTQAKEELIKTRLVVENQQTSVQADVVRLEAELAAAESKLPDDFRVAYQRVANVKGSDAMATVDGETCSGCNQHITPQRINELRLLRVVVCTSCGRLLYLPEDTRVGGK, from the coding sequence ATGTCTATCACCGCGGAAGCGTTGCGCGAGTTGCATCGCATTCATACCCAGCTGGGCGACCTGCGCGAGCGGCTCGTGCGATTCCCCAAGCAGTTGCTAGCCCGGGAAGGGGCGGTGAAGCGGTTCGAGGAAACGCTCGTCAAGGCGCAGGCCGATTCGAAGGCGACCCGTGTGGCGGCCGATCAGAAGCAGTTGTCGCTCAAATCGGGCGAGGCCAAGATCGGCGAATTGCAGGTCAAGCTCAACGGTTGCAAGACGAATCGCGAATACCAGGCGCTGAAGGACCAGATCGCGGCCGATGAAATGGCCAACAGCGTGCTGGCCGATGAGATCATCGAGGGACTCGACAAGATCGAGGAAATGCAAAAGCTCGTCGTCGAGGCGCAGCAACACGTCACGCAGGCGAAAGAAGAACTGATCAAGACGCGGCTCGTGGTGGAGAACCAACAAACGTCGGTCCAGGCGGACGTCGTGCGGCTCGAGGCGGAGCTCGCCGCGGCGGAATCCAAATTGCCCGACGATTTCCGCGTGGCCTATCAACGCGTCGCTAACGTCAAAGGCTCCGATGCCATGGCCACGGTCGACGGCGAAACCTGCAGTGGCTGCAATCAACACATCACGCCGCAACGCATCAACGAACTGCGACTGCTGCGCGTCGTCGTCTGCACCTCCTGCGGCCGGCTACTGTACTTGCCGGAAGACACGAGGGTGGGGGGGAAGTGA
- a CDS encoding DUF433 domain-containing protein: MSTAPLEAMIEQRTNRSGQSRSFLAATRVRVLDIYALAELQGQTADQIVEALPHLSLTQVHAALAYCFAHRDEIVRQFREEEDLADEFRKLTGPGPLATKLASKETRRDSLSPC; encoded by the coding sequence ATGAGCACGGCGCCCTTAGAAGCCATGATCGAGCAGCGCACCAATCGCAGTGGCCAGTCGCGAAGTTTTCTGGCCGCGACGCGCGTCCGGGTGCTCGACATTTACGCCCTGGCCGAGCTCCAGGGGCAAACCGCCGACCAAATCGTCGAGGCGTTGCCCCACCTCTCTTTGACCCAAGTCCATGCGGCGCTGGCATACTGCTTTGCCCATCGCGACGAAATCGTGCGTCAATTTCGAGAGGAAGAGGACCTTGCTGACGAGTTTCGCAAGTTGACAGGGCCGGGTCCGCTGGCGACCAAACTCGCGAGTAAGGAAACTCGGCGTGATTCGCTTTCACCTTGTTGA
- a CDS encoding DUF5615 family PIN-like protein, whose translation MIRFHLVESADGRLGRALRRRGFDITVPVEVGLLEANDKEHLAFAPREGRVVITQDDDFLKLHHTGTKHAGIAYYKPGRHTVAELVSFVCLLHDCLEPAEMEGQIQYL comes from the coding sequence GTGATTCGCTTTCACCTTGTTGAGTCGGCCGATGGGCGCTTAGGTAGAGCCCTACGGCGGCGGGGCTTCGATATCACCGTTCCGGTCGAAGTCGGATTGCTCGAAGCCAATGATAAAGAGCACCTGGCGTTTGCTCCTCGCGAGGGACGCGTCGTCATCACACAGGACGACGATTTTCTGAAACTTCATCACACCGGCACTAAGCACGCCGGCATTGCCTACTACAAGCCCGGTCGCCACACCGTAGCTGAACTCGTCAGCTTCGTCTGCCTCCTACACGACTGCCTGGAGCCCGCGGAAATGGAGGGCCAGATCCAGTACCTTTAA